Genomic window (Gammaproteobacteria bacterium):
GTGCCCGAATAGATGGCGCCCTGCAGCTCCGGCCTCATGGTGATGCGCGTGGTTCCGGATTCGCCGGTGATGTTCAGGTAGGCCGTGCCACTGGTGACGTAGCCATCGTCCTCCTGGTCGCTGTTGGAGGTGCCGCCGGGGTTGGTCTCGTAACCGGCACCGGCCGAGACCGAGGGCACGTACTCCCAGGTGACGGCCTGGCTGGCTGCCGGCAGCAGCGCGAGCACCACGGCCGGCAGCCAGCCGGCCGTGCGGTAGCCACGCGAGCCGGCTGCTGCCACGGCTGTCAGGGCACGACCACCGTATCGCCGGCGCGCAGCACGATGTTCTGGTCGAGCTTGCGGCCTTCCTGCACCTCGCTGTAGCGGAACGGGATGGCGATCTGCGCACCGTCCGCGCCACGGCGCAGGATCCTGACGTCATCCTGCTTGGCGAACGGCGTGGTGCCGCCGGCCATGCTGATCGCCTGCATGACGTCCACCGCCCGGGTGATGACGAATTCGCCCGGCCGCGTGACCTGGCCCAGCACGTAGATCTTGTTGCCTTCGAGCTTCAGCGTGCTCACCGTGACGACGACATCCGGGATCAGCTTGCCGAGCTTTGCGGCGAGTTCCTGGCGGATCTCCTCCACCGTCTTGCCCTCGGCGGCGACGTCGCCGGCCAGCGGGAAGGCGAAGTGGCCGTCGGGATTGACCAGCAACTGCATCTGCAGATCGGGCTCCTTCCAGACCGAGACCTGGAGGATGTCGCCCGGATTGATGCGGTAGGGGTCGCGGGCCGGCGGGGTGTCGGCTGCCGAGGCGCCGAAGGCCATGGCCAGCATCACGAGCAGTGCGGTACCGTGCGCGAGCCGGTTGAGCGTCGTCTTGTCGAGCATGCAGGAACTCCCGATTTCTTGTGGTCCGGGGTGCCATTGGATCGGCAACCGGCCCGGACGCATCTGGTCATGCCAGCGAGGCCGGACAGATGACCGCGTTTTCTTAAGCCAGAGTTAAGGCAGGCGCGGAACCATCTTGCCCGGGAGGCAAGCCACGGCGTCAGCCCCCCGCCTTGCGACATATTCTGGCGTGCCGGCCCGGTGGAAGGCCGTGCGCCACATCGCAGAACGCAGGATATCATTAACCGATACTTCAGTTTCCGATACAACGTTTTACGGCTGCTTCCGCAGAAACACAACGAGCCGGACGACCGGACGCCAACATGACCGACCTCCTGGCCAGCGCCCTGGGTTGCGCCCTGACCGCGGCACTCATCTTCGTGCTGCGGCCGGTCGCCATGAGCGTGGGCCTGGTGGACGTGCCGGACGCCCGCAAGAGCCACCAGGGCCCCATCCCGCTGGTCGGCGGACTCGCCATCTTCGCCAGCGTGCTCGCCGCATCGCTGGTACCCGGCCTCACCGGGCTGTCGATCGCCGCTCCCGAGGACCTGAGCTTCGTGGTGGCGGGGCTGATCCTCGTCGGTGTCGGGCTGGTGGATGACTTCATCGAGCTCTCGCCCGCATCGCGCTTCCTCGCGCAGGCGCTGGCGACACTGGCCATGGTCTATGGCGCCAGGGTGGTGCTGGCGGACCTCGGTGCGATGACGCCCTCGGGTGCGATGCTGGAACTCGGGCTGGCTGCCATGCCGTTCACCCTGTTCGCGACCGTGGGCGTAATCAACGCCCTGAACATGTGCGATGGCCTCGACGGGCTGAGCGGCAGCCAGGCGCTGGTTTCGCTGGCCGGCTTCGGGCTGGCGCTGGTGCTGTGGGGCCCGGACGGCAATGCCGGCCTGCTGATGGTGATGGCCGGAGGCATCGTCGGCTTCCTGCTGTTCAACCTGCGCCTGCCGGGGCGGGCCCGTGCCTCGATATTCCTCGGTGATGCCGGCAGCATGTTCCTGGGCTTCGCGCTCACCTGGTTCGCCATCTCGCTGTCGCAGGGACCTGACCGGGTCATCAAGCCTGCCGCCGCGCTCTGGTTCATCATGGTTCCCGTCATGGACGCCGTGGCGATGATGCTGCGCCGGGTGGTGCGCGGGCGCTCGCCGTTCTCGCCGGATCGCGAGCACCTGCACCACATCTTCCTGCTGGCCGGCTTCAGCGTGAACCAGACAGTGGCCATCATGGCGCTGCTGGGCGCAGCCGGCGTGGCCGTGGGCCTGCTGGGCACCTGGCTCGGCGTGCCGGACCTGCTGCTGGCCGGTGCCTTCCTGCTGGCGGGCATGCTCTACTTCTGGATGATCATGCACTCATGGCGCGTCATGCGTTTCCTGCGCCGCTCGATTTGCCGGCGGCGCAGCCTGATGGCGGACCGGCGCTCGAACGTCGATCGCCGCCAGTCGGCCGGGCATGGTTACGCGGGGCCGGAACGGCGCTCCGGCGTGGAGCGCCGCCAGGCGCTGCCACGCCGTGCGGGAGACATGGAGCGCAACCGTGCCTGCCTGCCGCCCCAGCGCAAGCTGCCCGAGTCGCGCCTGCCTCAGGAGGCGGCCGCGGCGCGCCTGGGCTCGCTGCACGGGTCAGGTGTCGGCTGAGCCGGATCGGCCGGCCGCTGTCTCGATCCACGCGGCGGTCGCCACCATGCGCGGCAGCCGCCTGATGCGGCCCTGCAGGCCTTCGGCCAGCGCGGCAGGGCAGTTGTCGCCATGTGCCCGCACGCGGAAGCCGCCGCGATCCGCATCGAGGATGATGGCCACGTCCTGGAAATCGATGAAGCGGCGTACCAGCGGCCAGAGCGCCTTGTAGACCGCCTCCTTGGCACTGAAGAGCAGCAGCGCTTCGGCAGCCGCGGCGGTGGCATTGGCCGGCAGGCGCCGGGTTTCCTCCGGACGGCACACCGTGGCGATCAGCCCTGGATCCAGGGCCTCCGCGGCTTCGATGTCGAGGCCCAGCGCAGCGAGCATCGAGCTGCGTGCTGCAGCGGCCACCGCCAGGCCGCCGGCGTGGGAGATGCTGCCGACGATGCCCGCGGGCCAGCAGGGTTCGCGCCGGGCGCCAACGGCAACGGCGACGGGCGGCA
Coding sequences:
- a CDS encoding polysaccharide biosynthesis/export family protein, which produces MLDKTTLNRLAHGTALLVMLAMAFGASAADTPPARDPYRINPGDILQVSVWKEPDLQMQLLVNPDGHFAFPLAGDVAAEGKTVEEIRQELAAKLGKLIPDVVVTVSTLKLEGNKIYVLGQVTRPGEFVITRAVDVMQAISMAGGTTPFAKQDDVRILRRGADGAQIAIPFRYSEVQEGRKLDQNIVLRAGDTVVVP
- a CDS encoding undecaprenyl/decaprenyl-phosphate alpha-N-acetylglucosaminyl 1-phosphate transferase, yielding MTDLLASALGCALTAALIFVLRPVAMSVGLVDVPDARKSHQGPIPLVGGLAIFASVLAASLVPGLTGLSIAAPEDLSFVVAGLILVGVGLVDDFIELSPASRFLAQALATLAMVYGARVVLADLGAMTPSGAMLELGLAAMPFTLFATVGVINALNMCDGLDGLSGSQALVSLAGFGLALVLWGPDGNAGLLMVMAGGIVGFLLFNLRLPGRARASIFLGDAGSMFLGFALTWFAISLSQGPDRVIKPAAALWFIMVPVMDAVAMMLRRVVRGRSPFSPDREHLHHIFLLAGFSVNQTVAIMALLGAAGVAVGLLGTWLGVPDLLLAGAFLLAGMLYFWMIMHSWRVMRFLRRSICRRRSLMADRRSNVDRRQSAGHGYAGPERRSGVERRQALPRRAGDMERNRACLPPQRKLPESRLPQEAAAARLGSLHGSGVG
- a CDS encoding 4'-phosphopantetheinyl transferase superfamily protein; translated protein: MDRNGPQAAGREDFDGLFPASVACAGSRTLAAGEFLFPEEAAAAAGFAPARLAEFRLGRACARRALRSLGLPPVAVAVGARREPCWPAGIVGSISHAGGLAVAAAARSSMLAALGLDIEAAEALDPGLIATVCRPEETRRLPANATAAAAEALLLFSAKEAVYKALWPLVRRFIDFQDVAIILDADRGGFRVRAHGDNCPAALAEGLQGRIRRLPRMVATAAWIETAAGRSGSADT